The segment TATTGCTCCATTAAGCTAGCTGCTTGCGCGTCCTATCATTAAATTTGCACTTAGTTGTTTCCCCCTCAGCTGCCTACATTTACTCCCAGATATGATTACACTTGGAAAGCTAAGCATGCAGTTTCTGTGTTTTAATTCCCCCCTTTTAGCTCCGCTAACTACTTCAGACATGTTTGATTTACTCAAGAATTGGGAATGGAATGGGAATCCTCATATAAAATATCCCATTTCTTATGAAATCCTAATCTTTGTGTTGACGAACCAATTGACAGAGCTCATGGAACAGAAATGCCCCCCATTCTATTCCTAATTTCAGGCAAAGTAAACATGGCTTGGGATTTAGCACCATTGCTCTGAATGAGAGTTCTCAAGAAGTTTCCTATACATTCTGCTGTTTTATCCCTAAGTTAACACACAAGCACTCATGATTATATTGATTTTGAACCTTCCTTCCTTGCAGTTTTTCATCACTTGTGCAAAATGCGACTGGCTTGACAATAAGCATGTTGTATTTGGGGTACGTCTTCAGATTTTCATTTAACATTCTTTTTTGCCTCTCTTTGCCCTTGTCATTGATCAGTCGAAAACTTTAATATTCTACCAGCATCTGAGATTCCTGTGTGTCATCCACCTCACTATGATTTCGTTTTCTGTCGTTATATAGAGGGTGCTTGGAGATGGTCTTTTGGTTATTCGAAAGATAGAGAATGTGGCAACAGGACCCAACAACCGACCAAAACTGCCATGTGTTATTGCAGAATGCGGGGAAATGTAGAGGTTGAGTTCAAGAGGAACATTTCTTTAGGACAATATCATCATCTTAATTGACTACTGACCTTTGACCTACCTAATGGATGGGTTTTTGTATTCCTTCTCAAAATGGTGGCGGGGAGGGAAGAACTGACTCTCTGAATGCATTAActacaagtaaaataaataaataaaaaaagagtagttttcatgttttttgcCTCAGTTTCTGAAGTGAGTGCTAGAATGGATAATTTTTGGGATAGATGTGGAATGCtttagatttttgtattttagggTATGGTTTTGATTGTAGTTTCTGAAAAAAACTTGTGATTGGATAAATCTCGAGCACAGatcatttttatttggaaaagtGCATTTTAGTCCCTACATTTCCCCAATATTTCCACTTCCACTCCCATTTTTATAACATCTTCTCTTTCTTGTACGTACCTCATTTTCTAACTATTACTAAAATCTTAAAATGTCAATGAGAaaataaactcttaaaaaattattaaatgatataGCAACAcgtatatttttagttttgaaagaAATGTATATAGTTAAATCaaaagtaataattaaaataactttattcCCTATTCATATTTTAAATGGACATCTCAAGTGGAATATGAATTTCCAACATTTTTGCATGCCTAAGTTTTATATAATACCGTAACTATTTTGAGATTGTAATACTATACACAAAATCCACTCCCCTTCGACTCAAACTTTGTTCATGGTATTGCCATGGGCGGCGGAATGTGATCGGTTCCTGTTCCTCTGGAAGTGTTTGGTGGAAGCTAGTTAGGGTTTTTCTGATCACTGATGGACTTCTTGTTAAGCTCCAAGGTCAGATTCGAGCGCCATGGCAGAGTCCTTTGATATACTTGCTATATTGACATCTTCAGATCTTAGGCTGCTAAATGCAATGAGATCATGGAATGGCTTTGATGATCAGCCTGAAAAATTCCTTGATCTACAATATTGAATTATGaattactgattttttttttattccatggtTAAGAGATATCATCAaatgtatataaattttttttaaaaaaatcatttaatatatttacttcTGCCTCAAccacaaattcatttttttttttttttgttaataaaacaaTTGGATAGTTTTGCCCAGATCCCATTGAAAACTCTCTTGaaccttaattaaaaaaaaattataatttatactttttattaaatttatcattaaaactATCAGTGTCAAATACATGCTTAATGTCCTTTAAGATAGCATTTGGTACATGATGAAAATAGTATTGTCTAATATCCCGATTTCTATCCCTCCATCTTTAAAGAATAATCTTGTTATGTTCAGTTCTGTTTACTCGCCACACAAAccctaaatatttttagattacaAATATAAACATTGAACAAGCATATACAATGGCCcatgaaaaacttaataaatttcACTGATTGTTTCGCGTGACAGGTTCAAGAGGAGGCTGTCAAATTTTTAGAACTAAAGGTGAAGGATTGCAAGGGTCAAGATGAAGTTTGCCGGGCTAGATTTGTTGCTGAAGTTGCAtgcataacaaaataaaaattatattgttaagGCAAAATATACAGGCTTCAACGAAAGAAAGTAGGTTAaccaagataaataaattaactcaaaatgAAAGTGTCCCAACtttcaaattcattttgaaattCTCAAGTACTGGGGATAACGAAaacaggaggaggaggaggagactaAATAATTAACATTGATGCATACTGCACTTGAAAGATTCAAATTCTATGCTCTAAGATGATTAGTATGACAGAAAGAACAGTACCATGATACATCTGAAACTACAACAGGAGatgcagaaaagaaaaggtattttGAACACTAGAAACATGAAGCCCTGCTGCATGTGGAATGTGGCTTTTAGGGTTTTCCTGCGCAACTTGTATTCGGATGCAATGCGTATTCACTCTTTAGGTCGCGCGAGCCAGAGGGAACTAAGAGCACGTAAACGGGAAAAGTAATCGTGTATTGCGAGGAGAGCACGAGCAGACTGACGGGTGGTTAATATTCGGTGCATTTGTTGTAAGGTTTGCTGCCTCAAATTGTCAGCCTGGTTTTATAAAACCGCATTAAAAGAGAAGTGCCTTTGAGACATGATACTAGGAATATAGGGGCAAAAGAACAGAAAGAAATGGCAAACCCAGAAAGACTTGAAACTGTAGCTGATTTATGAACTCTTGGACCATTATACAAATTTCAAGGTTTTATGGAATCTCTATGTTATAGAcgacaaatataaaaacaattagaagCATACCTGGCGAATAAATCCCTCAAGGGTACCTAGCTTTCCCATGGCCATGGCCATCTGACCCATGTAATTTGCCACATTTCCAGATGGCCCTGAGGAGCCAAGAGATCCGCTGGACAAAGTCTCAGAGAGGGACTGCTGCAATGCCTCCATCCCTTGAGATAATGCATCTTCCGCCTGTTGGGAGGACTGCTGTAAGTTGCCAATGCCCACCAACTGCTGCTCTGTTAAAGGCTCCAATTGATTCATAAGAAGCTGCAACCATGATCACAAAATTTTATCATGTTCTCAAACGAAAAAAGAATATAGGAGGTATTGTGCTCTGAAAGGAGCAGAGGGCACCACCCTAAGAAAcgaattgtaaaaaataaatcaatccaTCAAACTAACAAGAGAATGAAATCTGACATACACATGGTATATGCCAGTCAACAGGTTTAACCAGGAGAAAGGCTGTGCGCTTTCCCTTTTAAAATGCACAAACCAGTGCAAACAAATGGTTTAAACTCAAACAATTATGCCTGCTTGCAAAAGCAGGCATACATGCACATGAAAAAGAAGCAGGTACAGTAAGAAAATTCCCTCCTTCGCTCTGCACAAAGGAAAGCCATCCATACATCCAGGGTTAAATGATGCCACCCTCCAGCGGCCTTCATTCCCAACCTTGTCTTCTAAGATTAATTTCATGCTAAACAGATATATACTTTTTTCCACCAAATGAAATTACAATACAAACAAAACATTTACAAACAGCCTTGCTAGGGAAACACAAATGGTACAAATGAAATAACCAGCCTTAACAGCATGCTCGGAAGATAGGCAACAAGATACCAAAACTTGATGATAACATCCTTCAATATCTGAGAACAGAAAACTTCAATCTCAGAGCTGAGAACAAGGGAGGCCTATGTGAGCCTATAAGTTATAATAACTTGCAGTTCACCTTAGAACATCTATGATATAAAGTGTTGgttcatcatttctttttccaaatATCAAGTAGTTCATAACCTCATACAAATTTCcaaatcttctttcttttcttttgtttcctgcacttttttaattctaaatagaTTTGATGCCAAGAAGAAACCGAGTCATACTGATCTGGGCTTCAGATCAGAGTTTAACAAGTGAAATAGAAACGGGATGAATCCTATATCAGAACCTACTGTTAGGGATAAGTCAAAGAACCCCTCAACTAAGTGAAGCTCCATGAATGCTTTTACATTATATTTCTCTAACAGATTAAACGTTATGCTGTCAAGTACAGCATCCTGTGAACCAAAGAACTTTTTAACTACCAGCAAATGGATTTAGCAGTACAGTATGAGACTCATCTACAATAATCCCAAGCCCTCTCCCACGAAATTCCcaactaatttgttttttttatatacaaatttGCAGTTTTACACCTTCACCCTGCTAGCTAGTGCATTGATAATATCGACtctttattaatgaattaaatgaagaagaacaaaaaatacatgGTTCTTGCGATTCTTCTGTTCTGTGCAAGATTATGATACTGACTCTAATACTCTTGTAATGCCACCTCTCCTAGAACTGGACTAACCCTAGCAGGtggaaaaaattgaaagcacAATAAACTCACCTTGAGGAGCTCAGATGAACGGAAGCCACCAAGCCACAAAAAACACCTCTCTGCAGGTGTCTTCCACATGCCAGACAGCAAATGGAAAACATCAGCCTTGGCTGCGTTGCTCTTCAGCTTGAAAACTTCATCATAGTGAGCCATTATACCATCAATGATAATACGAAGTTCTGCATCACCAGCATGAGAATTGACAGCTGATCTCAACTCATTAATTTGTCGATTTTGCTCCTCCAGCCATCGTGCATATTCTACATCAAATGCCATGGCCCCTGCAAAAAGATACAATTAACCATCTAATTTGCCAACATGCAAATGTGTGTGCGCTTAAACCCTAGAAATGAAAATAACCAATGAAATTTGAGGTCATTTCAATGTATAAATGTAGAGCTCGCAGCATGATCATTGGTTCAGTCAAGCAGCCATGACAATGTGGAACTCGTCCAACAATTCCAAGATATCAAACATCTAGTTGATTCCCAAAAATGCACACATTTCAAACATTGAATCTTGCATAGGCAAGAAACTTTGGCATTACCATTTCCACTCATTGAATGAGTTTGGTCTCCTGAGCTTGATATGAAGATTCCCTATTAGAGAGAAATTCATTGAAATGAGACACCTCAAAAAAGGATGCTTAATGAACAAACTGAGATCATTACACGATGTACAAAATAGGATTAGCCAAACCTAACCTGCTGTCGTGCCCGTTGGAGCTCCTGTTCCAGTTGGCTGAGCTTCAAGCGGCTACTCTCCAGCTGCTGAACATATGCCTATGGAGACACAACAAAAGACGAAAGTAAGATTATTAGAAGAAATGTTACTAGGCACTTATGCAATGTGTAATAGACAAATCAGAAGATTGCATGAAAACAAATCTTGCATGGTTGCATCATAAAAAGTCCATTCAAAGGATGCACTCCCCCCCTATATGCTGTAACAGGCTGTCGCTGAAAAGGTTCGTCAGAAATGAAAACAAGTataagaaaaagatgaaaaacataCTTTCTTCCTCAAACGGCTTTTTCTTGCAGCTTCTCTATTTTGAGCAAGCCTGCGAAGAGTCTGCGAAGTGTAATCAAACAATCGATCATCAACTACAACTAGATAGAGTAGCATGCAGTGAAtgcaattaacaaataatattttcaccTTCTGGTCCATTTTGTCCCTTGTTCTGTCACTGGAATCAGATGCCACGAGAGCGGTAGATTGACCTCTATCATACTGCACACATATGATTTTTAAGTGTTAGAATGGAATTGATTTGGTAAGTTTTCTAATGAGCAGAATGAACAATGCCATTGCCTTCATCaagcaaaagaagaaatgaatgttgGGATCCAAAAGGAATGGTAAACTAGGATTCTTGATTACAGGtacttgttaaaaaaacaaaataaaataaaactattgaaAACAGGGTGGCACCTATGCAAATTTATAGTTTCACAGAACTGACTTCACACTATCATTTCACAGGAGTATAGGGCAAGAAAAAACAGCACCCTTTGGTTTTTATCGTCTGTGTCTGCATCCGTTGAGATATCAGTCCTT is part of the Populus nigra chromosome 8, ddPopNigr1.1, whole genome shotgun sequence genome and harbors:
- the LOC133701453 gene encoding transcription factor TGA2-like isoform X4 gives rise to the protein MADASPRTDISTDADTDDKNQRYDRGQSTALVASDSSDRTRDKMDQKTLRRLAQNREAARKSRLRKKAYVQQLESSRLKLSQLEQELQRARQQGIFISSSGDQTHSMSGNGAMAFDVEYARWLEEQNRQINELRSAVNSHAGDAELRIIIDGIMAHYDEVFKLKSNAAKADVFHLLSGMWKTPAERCFLWLGGFRSSELLKLLMNQLEPLTEQQLVGIGNLQQSSQQAEDALSQGMEALQQSLSETLSSGSLGSSGPSGNVANYMGQMAMAMGKLGTLEGFIRQADNLRQQTLQQMHRILTTRQSARALLAIHDYFSRLRALSSLWLARPKE
- the LOC133701453 gene encoding transcription factor TGA2-like isoform X1, which codes for MGSRTDAEDEKKAVGMPSFDPQLPISNAIVERSTVHPCRVTDFGVFLEDDAIDLSAGTVFNSAKESTQAIPSDHLHSGTFEKKQSTTSFNINSSASQVESHRLPLEKVQQSNQVSIPIVDTENWGENRRLPLEKVQQSNWVSIPSVNTENWGEANMADASPRTDISTDADTDDKNQRYDRGQSTALVASDSSDRTRDKMDQKTLRRLAQNREAARKSRLRKKAYVQQLESSRLKLSQLEQELQRARQQGIFISSSGDQTHSMSGNGAMAFDVEYARWLEEQNRQINELRSAVNSHAGDAELRIIIDGIMAHYDEVFKLKSNAAKADVFHLLSGMWKTPAERCFLWLGGFRSSELLKLLMNQLEPLTEQQLVGIGNLQQSSQQAEDALSQGMEALQQSLSETLSSGSLGSSGPSGNVANYMGQMAMAMGKLGTLEGFIRQADNLRQQTLQQMHRILTTRQSARALLAIHDYFSRLRALSSLWLARPKE
- the LOC133701453 gene encoding transcription factor TGA2-like isoform X2, with translation MILKMCFPDIEYAIVERSTVHPCRVTDFGVFLEDDAIDLSAGTVFNSAKESTQAIPSDHLHSGTFEKKQSTTSFNINSSASQVESHRLPLEKVQQSNQVSIPIVDTENWGENRRLPLEKVQQSNWVSIPSVNTENWGEANMADASPRTDISTDADTDDKNQRYDRGQSTALVASDSSDRTRDKMDQKTLRRLAQNREAARKSRLRKKAYVQQLESSRLKLSQLEQELQRARQQGIFISSSGDQTHSMSGNGAMAFDVEYARWLEEQNRQINELRSAVNSHAGDAELRIIIDGIMAHYDEVFKLKSNAAKADVFHLLSGMWKTPAERCFLWLGGFRSSELLKLLMNQLEPLTEQQLVGIGNLQQSSQQAEDALSQGMEALQQSLSETLSSGSLGSSGPSGNVANYMGQMAMAMGKLGTLEGFIRQADNLRQQTLQQMHRILTTRQSARALLAIHDYFSRLRALSSLWLARPKE
- the LOC133701453 gene encoding transcription factor TGA2-like isoform X3, whose translation is MILKMCFPDIDVERSTVHPCRVTDFGVFLEDDAIDLSAGTVFNSAKESTQAIPSDHLHSGTFEKKQSTTSFNINSSASQVESHRLPLEKVQQSNQVSIPIVDTENWGENRRLPLEKVQQSNWVSIPSVNTENWGEANMADASPRTDISTDADTDDKNQRYDRGQSTALVASDSSDRTRDKMDQKTLRRLAQNREAARKSRLRKKAYVQQLESSRLKLSQLEQELQRARQQGIFISSSGDQTHSMSGNGAMAFDVEYARWLEEQNRQINELRSAVNSHAGDAELRIIIDGIMAHYDEVFKLKSNAAKADVFHLLSGMWKTPAERCFLWLGGFRSSELLKLLMNQLEPLTEQQLVGIGNLQQSSQQAEDALSQGMEALQQSLSETLSSGSLGSSGPSGNVANYMGQMAMAMGKLGTLEGFIRQADNLRQQTLQQMHRILTTRQSARALLAIHDYFSRLRALSSLWLARPKE